The following are encoded in a window of Risungbinella massiliensis genomic DNA:
- a CDS encoding Mini-ribonuclease 3 produces MTQQPILGSLGKPQPKPPKELHPLQLAYVGDALYELYVRNHLLQKGIRKTQELQKEAIAYVSAVAQAESCHRIFPLLNEEEQEVIKKGRNAKSGRSPKSATVTEYRYSTGIEALFGYLYLEQREARIQELMKVILEAIDKERSS; encoded by the coding sequence ATGACACAGCAACCTATACTTGGTAGCCTAGGCAAACCTCAACCAAAACCACCAAAAGAGTTGCATCCTTTACAATTGGCGTATGTAGGAGATGCTCTCTATGAGCTTTATGTTCGTAACCATCTATTACAAAAAGGGATTCGCAAAACACAAGAGCTTCAAAAAGAAGCAATTGCATATGTTTCTGCGGTGGCACAAGCGGAGAGCTGTCACCGCATCTTTCCTCTTTTAAACGAAGAGGAACAAGAAGTGATCAAGAAAGGGCGAAATGCCAAATCTGGTCGTTCTCCTAAAAGTGCAACCGTTACAGAATATCGTTATAGTACAGGGATTGAAGCATTATTTGGTTATCTCTATTTAGAACAGCGTGAAGCTAGAATACAAGAGTTGATGAAAGTCATCTTAGAGGCAATCGACAAGGAGAGAAGTTCATGA
- the rlmB gene encoding 23S rRNA (guanosine(2251)-2'-O)-methyltransferase RlmB — protein sequence MSDWILGRHAVTEAIRAGRDMEKVLFAEGAQLSAIQEECKNQRITFQRVPRSKLDQLSEGKNHQGVMAQVSSYRYSTVEEILARADERGEMPFLLLLDGIEDPHNLGSILRSADAAGVHGVVIPKRRAVGLTGTVGKTSAGAIEYVPVARVANLNRLADDLKKQGIWLVGTAGEAKQEYHQLDYRMPLALVIGNEGQGISPLLKKKCDFLAKLPMKGKVSSLNASVATGIFLYEVMRGRQVDG from the coding sequence ATGAGTGATTGGATTTTAGGGCGACACGCCGTTACAGAAGCAATTCGTGCAGGACGGGATATGGAGAAAGTATTATTTGCAGAAGGTGCCCAGCTTTCTGCGATTCAGGAAGAATGCAAAAACCAAAGAATTACTTTTCAGAGAGTGCCGCGTAGCAAATTAGACCAACTATCAGAAGGGAAAAATCACCAAGGAGTAATGGCTCAGGTTTCCTCCTATCGTTATTCTACAGTAGAGGAGATCCTAGCTAGAGCTGATGAACGGGGTGAGATGCCCTTTTTGTTACTGCTAGATGGTATTGAGGATCCACATAATTTGGGCTCTATACTTCGTTCTGCTGATGCAGCTGGAGTGCATGGTGTTGTGATTCCAAAACGACGAGCAGTAGGTCTTACTGGCACAGTTGGAAAAACGTCAGCTGGAGCGATTGAGTATGTTCCGGTCGCTAGGGTAGCAAATCTCAACCGTTTAGCAGATGATTTGAAAAAACAAGGTATCTGGTTAGTCGGAACAGCAGGGGAAGCGAAACAAGAATATCATCAACTCGACTATCGTATGCCGCTCGCTTTGGTTATTGGAAATGAAGGTCAAGGAATTAGTCCTCTCTTAAAGAAAAAATGTGATTTTTTGGCTAAACTTCCAATGAAAGGGAAAGTATCCTCTCTCAATGCATCTGTCGCAACTGGTATATTCCTCTATGAAGTGATGCGAGGGAGACAGGTAGATGGCTAA
- a CDS encoding NYN domain-containing protein codes for MAKKIDEWLVVDGYNVIGTTTNLKWTSGNLEQARTTLIQDLSEYQAITGRRVILVFDAHNTPGGQMTEIREKVEVIYTQKEETADEYIEQFVRRNKNPHRNIFVATSDFLEQRMVFGQGAYRISSRELVQDIHTAKQRLSQKLDKKEQVSPKNTLGDLLSIDLKKKFEKWRRKK; via the coding sequence ATGGCTAAAAAAATTGACGAGTGGCTGGTAGTAGATGGATATAATGTGATAGGTACTACTACCAATCTCAAGTGGACCTCAGGCAATTTAGAACAAGCGAGGACTACCTTAATCCAAGACCTATCCGAGTATCAAGCGATTACTGGCAGAAGAGTGATACTCGTCTTTGATGCTCACAATACACCAGGCGGACAAATGACAGAAATTCGAGAAAAAGTAGAGGTGATCTATACTCAAAAAGAAGAGACAGCTGATGAGTACATAGAGCAGTTTGTACGAAGAAATAAAAATCCCCATCGCAATATCTTTGTTGCTACCTCCGATTTCCTAGAGCAACGAATGGTGTTTGGACAAGGTGCTTATCGTATTTCTTCACGTGAACTAGTACAAGATATTCATACTGCTAAACAGCGATTAAGTCAGAAACTAGATAAAAAAGAACAGGTCTCTCCAAAAAATACACTGGGAGATCTGTTATCTATTGACTTAAAGAAAAAATTTGAAAAATGGAGAAGGAAAAAATAG
- the sigH gene encoding RNA polymerase sporulation sigma factor SigH: MLEEDVVTSVDYQLMADEDLVIGTRLGDQSALEYLINKYKNFVRAKARSYFLIGADHEDIVQEGMIGLYKAIRDFRGEKLASFKAFAELCITRQIITAIKTATRQKHIPLNSYVSLDKPSHDDSDRTLYDTLTGGRLNPEEIYINQEEYSDIENKISQILSDLERKVLMLYLDGRSYQEIAVDLNRHVKSIDNALQRVKRKLEKYLEIREISL, translated from the coding sequence ATATTAGAAGAAGATGTCGTAACGTCGGTAGACTATCAGTTGATGGCAGATGAAGATTTGGTAATAGGAACTAGATTAGGAGACCAATCAGCCTTAGAGTACCTGATCAACAAATACAAAAACTTTGTTCGAGCAAAAGCACGCTCTTATTTTTTGATTGGCGCTGACCACGAAGATATTGTTCAAGAGGGTATGATTGGCTTGTATAAGGCCATTCGAGATTTCCGTGGCGAAAAGTTAGCCTCCTTTAAGGCATTTGCAGAACTTTGTATCACTCGTCAAATTATTACCGCAATCAAAACAGCTACTAGGCAAAAACATATTCCTCTCAATTCATACGTCTCCTTGGACAAGCCTAGTCATGATGACTCCGATCGTACTTTGTATGACACACTGACCGGAGGAAGGTTAAATCCAGAAGAGATCTATATTAATCAAGAGGAATATAGTGATATTGAGAATAAAATTTCGCAAATTTTGAGTGACCTTGAGCGGAAGGTGCTCATGTTATACCTAGACGGAAGATCTTATCAGGAGATCGCCGTAGATTTAAATCGACACGTGAAATCGATCGACAACGCATTGCAACGAGTCAAACGAAAATTGGAAAAGTATCTAGAAATACGCGAAATTTCTCTATAA
- the rpmG gene encoding 50S ribosomal protein L33, giving the protein MRVVVTMACTACKERNYTLSKNKRKHPDRMELRKHCPRCNAHTVHRETK; this is encoded by the coding sequence ATGCGTGTAGTAGTTACTATGGCATGTACCGCTTGTAAAGAGCGTAATTATACATTGTCCAAAAATAAGCGGAAGCACCCAGACCGTATGGAGCTCCGCAAACATTGCCCACGTTGCAACGCTCACACTGTACACCGTGAAACCAAGTAA
- the secE gene encoding preprotein translocase subunit SecE codes for MAVIANIGRGIKRSFTGTTGFIRNCMQELKKVRWPDRKEMTNYTLVVLSTIVVLAIFFFLVDMAIGQLVQWITE; via the coding sequence ATGGCTGTTATCGCGAACATTGGCCGTGGGATCAAGAGAAGTTTTACTGGGACCACTGGTTTTATTCGTAATTGTATGCAAGAGCTGAAGAAAGTTCGTTGGCCTGATCGTAAAGAGATGACGAACTACACATTGGTTGTACTTTCCACCATTGTCGTGCTCGCCATCTTCTTTTTCCTAGTGGATATGGCAATCGGCCAATTGGTCCAATGGATCACAGAATAG
- the nusG gene encoding transcription termination/antitermination protein NusG — protein MEKNWYVVHTYSGYENKVKTNLEKRVHSMEMQDKIFRVLVPMEEEIEHKEGKKKSVMRKVFPGYVLVEMIMTDDSWYVVRNTPGVTGFVGSSGAGSKPTALMPDEVVAILNQMGLEEARAVSNFEVGEQVKVKEGPFANFVGSIEEIDLNREKLKVMVNMFGRETPVELDYYQVEKL, from the coding sequence ATGGAAAAGAATTGGTATGTGGTTCACACCTATTCCGGGTATGAGAACAAAGTGAAAACAAACCTGGAGAAACGAGTTCATTCAATGGAGATGCAAGATAAAATCTTTCGGGTACTCGTTCCGATGGAAGAAGAGATCGAACACAAAGAAGGAAAGAAAAAAAGCGTAATGCGCAAGGTTTTTCCTGGTTATGTGTTGGTCGAAATGATCATGACCGATGATTCGTGGTACGTGGTACGGAATACTCCAGGTGTAACAGGTTTCGTGGGCTCATCGGGAGCCGGTTCTAAGCCCACAGCCCTCATGCCTGATGAGGTCGTAGCGATCTTAAACCAGATGGGGCTGGAGGAAGCGCGAGCGGTTTCTAACTTTGAAGTCGGCGAGCAGGTAAAAGTAAAAGAAGGACCGTTCGCAAATTTTGTTGGTTCCATCGAAGAGATCGATTTGAATCGAGAAAAGCTAAAAGTAATGGTCAATATGTTTGGTCGGGAGACACCTGTGGAACTCGACTATTATCAAGTGGAAAAACTTTAA
- the rplK gene encoding 50S ribosomal protein L11, with product MAKKVIKVVKLQIPAGKANPAPPVGPALGQAGVNIMGFCKEFNARTQEQAGLIIPVEITVFEDRSFTFITKTPPAAVLLLKAAGIEKGSGEPNRNKVAKVSRDKVREIAETKMPDLNAANVESAMKMVEGTARSMGITIVD from the coding sequence ATGGCCAAAAAAGTGATCAAAGTGGTCAAGCTACAAATCCCTGCTGGTAAAGCAAATCCAGCACCACCTGTAGGTCCAGCACTCGGACAAGCGGGTGTTAACATCATGGGCTTTTGTAAAGAATTCAACGCCCGCACTCAAGAACAAGCTGGTCTCATTATTCCAGTAGAAATTACTGTATTTGAAGACCGCTCCTTTACTTTCATTACCAAGACTCCTCCAGCAGCAGTTCTTCTGCTTAAAGCTGCAGGAATCGAAAAAGGTTCTGGCGAGCCAAACCGCAATAAAGTGGCAAAAGTAAGCCGCGATAAAGTGCGTGAAATCGCAGAAACCAAAATGCCTGACCTCAATGCTGCAAATGTTGAATCTGCTATGAAAATGGTAGAAGGAACTGCACGTAGCATGGGAATCACCATCGTAGACTAA
- the rplA gene encoding 50S ribosomal protein L1: MAKHGKKYRDAIAKVDREKQYSPSEALNLVKEVSTAKFDETVEAAFRLGIDTKKADQQVRGAVVLPHGTGKTKRVLVFAKGEKAKEAEAAGADFVGDEDMINKVQQGWFDFDVVVATPDMMGQVGRLGRVLGPKGLMPNPKTGTVTFEVEKAINDIKAGKIEYRADKAGNIHAAIGKVSFDTQKLEENLQVLVDALLKAKPAAAKGTYMKSVTVSSTMGPGVAVDSATLSR; this comes from the coding sequence GTGGCTAAACATGGTAAAAAATATCGTGATGCTATTGCAAAAGTAGATCGCGAAAAACAATACTCACCTAGTGAGGCATTAAACTTAGTAAAAGAGGTTTCCACTGCTAAGTTTGACGAAACAGTAGAAGCTGCTTTCCGCTTGGGAATTGACACCAAAAAAGCGGATCAACAAGTTAGAGGTGCAGTGGTTCTTCCACACGGTACAGGGAAAACCAAACGTGTGCTCGTTTTTGCTAAAGGGGAAAAAGCGAAAGAGGCTGAAGCAGCTGGAGCGGACTTTGTTGGGGATGAAGACATGATCAACAAGGTACAACAAGGCTGGTTCGATTTCGATGTAGTCGTTGCTACTCCTGATATGATGGGTCAAGTAGGTCGTTTGGGTCGTGTACTCGGTCCAAAAGGTCTTATGCCAAACCCAAAAACAGGTACTGTAACATTCGAAGTTGAAAAAGCGATCAACGATATCAAAGCTGGTAAAATTGAATACCGTGCTGACAAAGCAGGGAACATTCATGCAGCGATTGGTAAAGTATCTTTCGATACCCAAAAATTAGAAGAGAACCTGCAAGTTCTTGTAGATGCTCTATTAAAAGCGAAACCAGCGGCTGCAAAAGGTACCTATATGAAGAGTGTAACTGTTTCTTCTACGATGGGACCTGGAGTAGCAGTAGATTCTGCTACACTTAGCCGATAA
- the rplJ gene encoding 50S ribosomal protein L10, whose translation MSKAIEEKKLVVEEIAQKLTASKSTIITDYRGLTVKQMTELRKQLREAGVDFKVLKNTLTKRATEKVGLTGLDQHLTGPSAIAFSEEDIVAPAKVLHNFAKENKELEIKGGVVEGRVVELEEIKALATLPSREGLLSMLLSVLQAPMRNLALAVKAVAEKDGEGAEATEA comes from the coding sequence GTGTCCAAAGCGATTGAAGAGAAAAAGTTGGTAGTCGAAGAGATTGCTCAAAAGCTAACTGCTAGCAAAAGTACGATCATTACTGACTATCGTGGTCTGACTGTAAAACAGATGACCGAACTTCGAAAACAATTACGTGAAGCAGGGGTAGATTTTAAAGTATTGAAGAACACCCTGACCAAACGCGCTACTGAGAAAGTAGGTCTAACTGGTTTAGATCAACACCTCACTGGTCCTAGCGCAATCGCATTTAGTGAAGAGGACATTGTTGCTCCTGCGAAAGTTCTTCATAACTTCGCAAAAGAGAACAAAGAACTCGAAATTAAAGGCGGTGTAGTAGAAGGTCGTGTAGTAGAACTAGAAGAAATTAAAGCTCTTGCTACTCTACCATCTCGCGAAGGTCTTCTCTCTATGCTTCTTTCTGTACTGCAAGCACCTATGCGCAATCTTGCGCTTGCTGTTAAAGCAGTTGCTGAGAAAGATGGAGAAGGCGCTGAAGCTACCGAAGCTTAA
- the rplL gene encoding 50S ribosomal protein L7/L12, producing MSKEQILEAVKNMTVLELNDLVKAIEEEFGVTAAAPVAMVGGGAGEAAAEQTEFDVILTGAGSSKINVIKVVRGITGLGLKEAKALVDGTPAPIKEGVSKEDAEKIKADLEEAGASVEVK from the coding sequence ATGAGTAAAGAGCAGATCTTAGAAGCTGTAAAAAACATGACCGTTCTCGAATTGAACGATCTAGTAAAAGCAATTGAAGAAGAATTTGGTGTAACCGCTGCAGCACCTGTAGCAATGGTTGGTGGCGGCGCTGGAGAAGCAGCTGCTGAGCAAACTGAATTCGACGTAATCCTAACTGGTGCTGGTTCTTCCAAAATCAACGTAATTAAAGTTGTTCGCGGAATCACTGGTCTTGGTTTGAAAGAAGCGAAAGCATTGGTAGACGGAACTCCTGCTCCAATTAAAGAAGGCGTTTCGAAAGAAGATGCTGAAAAAATCAAAGCTGATCTTGAAGAAGCTGGCGCATCTGTAGAAGTTAAGTAA
- a CDS encoding class I SAM-dependent methyltransferase, which produces MSDHYYSSKPSSITDQREIITELRGQSFRFLSDAGVFSKKGIDQGSRILIESLDIEDQSDVLDLGCGYGPIGISVAKIFSTSNVTMVDINQRAIELAKENAALNRVTERVTIFPSDGFQEVTGLYHHIITNPPIRIGKKQIYDFFEKARDYMNPNGKLWIVIRKQQGASSAVRKLEEVYDKVEVVTKDKGYWILVAQCR; this is translated from the coding sequence ATGAGCGACCACTATTATTCCTCGAAACCATCTTCCATCACGGATCAACGGGAAATTATCACTGAACTCCGTGGACAATCCTTTCGTTTTCTTTCGGACGCAGGTGTTTTTTCCAAAAAAGGAATTGATCAAGGAAGCCGAATTCTTATTGAATCACTTGATATAGAAGATCAGTCAGATGTACTAGATTTAGGCTGTGGTTATGGACCCATCGGTATCTCGGTTGCCAAAATATTTTCGACTTCAAACGTAACGATGGTTGATATAAATCAGCGTGCAATAGAGTTGGCAAAAGAAAATGCAGCTCTTAATCGAGTAACGGAGCGCGTTACCATTTTTCCGAGTGATGGATTTCAAGAAGTAACTGGTTTGTATCATCACATCATTACGAATCCACCGATCCGAATAGGAAAAAAACAAATCTATGATTTCTTCGAGAAAGCCAGAGATTATATGAATCCAAATGGAAAGTTGTGGATTGTGATTCGAAAACAACAAGGTGCTTCTTCTGCAGTGAGAAAGTTGGAAGAGGTTTACGATAAAGTGGAAGTGGTTACGAAGGATAAAGGGTATTGGATTCTTGTTGCACAATGTCGTTGA
- the rpoB gene encoding DNA-directed RNA polymerase subunit beta, producing the protein MAGKLVQCGRRQRRSYARINEVLDLPNLIEIQQKSYQWFLDVGLREMFQDISPIEDFTGNLVLEFIDYSLGEPKYTLEESKDHQVTYAAPLRVKVRLINKETGEVKEQEVFMGDFPLMTDTGTFIYNGAERVIVSQLVRSPSVYYNTKVDKNGKPTYTATVIPNRGAWLELETDAKDIIYVRIDRTRKIPVTVLLRALGFSSDAEILDLLGDDEYIRNTLDKDNTGNTEKALIEIYERLRPGEPPTADNARSLLYSRFFDPKRYDLANVGRYKMNKKLHIKNRLLNQKLAETIVDAETGEVLAEAGSTLERRLLDRVLPYLTGERAYGLKDHHVRGGVPEDTEIRLQTVSIYSQVDDQKEIKVISNAEVDDSVKHITPADIISSINYFINLLHGVGSTDDIDHLGNRRLRSVGELLQNQFRIGLSRMERVVRERMSIQDANAITPQALINIRPVIASIKEFFGSSQLSQFMDQTNPLAELTHKRRLSALGPGGLTRERAGFEVRDVHHSHYGRMCPIETPEGPNIGLINSLSSFARINDYGFIETPYRRVDPETGQVTERIDYLTADEEDAYYVAQANAQLNEDNTFANETTTVRYRDEIISVPRDRVDYMDVSPKQVVSVATACIPFLENDDSNRALMGSNMQRQAVPLLKPEAPFIGTGMEHIAARDSGVMILAKRPGTVERVTADEICVRHEEEVDGKLVKGDLDRYKITKFTRSNQGTSINQRPVVRKGEKVVKGTTLADGPSTEQGEMALGRNVVVAFMTWEGYNYEDAILLSEKLVKEDVYTSIHIEKHESEARDTKLGPEEITRDIPNVGEEALKNLDERGIIRVGAEIKAGDILVGKVTPKGVTELTAEERLLHAIFGEKAREVRDTSLRVPHGQDGIVVDVKVFTRENGDELSPGVNHLVRVYIAQKRKISEGDKMAGRHGNKGVIARIMPEEDMPFLPDGSPVQVVLNPLGVPSRMNIGQVLEVHLGMAARSLGLHMATPVFDGATENDVFDTLEEAGLARDGKTVLYDGRTGEPFENRVTVGVMYMIKLAHMVDDKIHARSTGPYSLVTQQPLGGKAQFGGQRFGEMEVWALEAYGAAYTLQEILTVKSDDVVGRVKTYEAIVKGENVPEPGVPESFKVLIKELQSLGMDVKILSGDEQEIEMRELDDEDEPSSDNLPYELGEEDGLKTNSQE; encoded by the coding sequence TTGGCTGGTAAACTTGTCCAGTGTGGTCGGCGTCAACGTCGAAGTTACGCCCGCATCAATGAGGTATTGGATCTACCCAACCTAATCGAGATTCAGCAAAAATCCTATCAGTGGTTTTTAGATGTTGGTCTTCGTGAAATGTTTCAAGACATTTCGCCAATCGAAGATTTCACTGGGAATTTAGTGCTAGAATTTATCGATTACAGCTTGGGTGAACCCAAATATACGTTGGAAGAGTCCAAGGACCACCAAGTTACCTATGCTGCTCCTTTACGTGTCAAAGTTCGTCTCATCAATAAAGAGACCGGTGAAGTAAAAGAGCAAGAAGTATTTATGGGGGATTTCCCGTTGATGACTGATACGGGAACATTCATCTATAACGGTGCGGAGCGTGTCATTGTAAGTCAGTTGGTTCGTTCGCCTTCTGTGTATTATAACACGAAAGTCGATAAAAACGGGAAACCAACTTATACTGCTACAGTGATTCCGAACCGGGGTGCTTGGTTGGAGCTAGAAACCGATGCGAAGGATATTATCTACGTACGTATTGATCGTACACGAAAAATCCCAGTAACGGTTCTTTTGCGTGCCCTTGGTTTTAGTAGTGATGCTGAGATTTTGGACCTGTTGGGTGATGACGAGTACATACGTAACACACTCGACAAAGACAACACAGGGAACACAGAAAAAGCACTGATCGAGATCTATGAGCGCTTGAGACCTGGCGAACCTCCTACGGCTGATAATGCACGAAGCTTATTATATTCACGCTTCTTTGATCCAAAACGCTATGATCTAGCCAATGTCGGGCGTTACAAGATGAACAAAAAACTCCACATCAAAAATCGTCTCTTGAATCAAAAGCTTGCTGAGACCATTGTGGATGCAGAAACAGGTGAGGTTTTAGCAGAGGCTGGTTCTACTTTAGAGCGTCGTCTCTTGGATCGAGTTCTCCCTTACCTGACTGGCGAACGTGCTTATGGTCTCAAAGATCATCATGTTCGTGGTGGAGTTCCAGAAGATACAGAGATTCGTCTTCAGACTGTTTCGATCTACTCCCAAGTAGATGATCAGAAAGAGATCAAGGTAATCTCTAACGCAGAAGTAGATGATAGTGTTAAGCATATTACGCCTGCGGATATTATTTCTTCCATCAACTACTTTATCAACTTGTTGCATGGAGTAGGTAGCACTGATGATATCGACCATCTCGGGAACCGTCGTCTACGATCTGTTGGGGAACTTCTCCAAAATCAGTTCCGAATCGGTTTGTCTCGTATGGAACGTGTGGTTAGAGAACGTATGTCGATTCAAGATGCGAATGCGATCACGCCTCAAGCGTTGATCAACATTCGTCCAGTAATCGCCTCCATCAAAGAGTTCTTTGGTAGTTCACAGCTTTCTCAGTTTATGGATCAGACCAACCCGTTAGCTGAGTTAACGCATAAGCGTCGTCTCTCGGCACTTGGACCTGGTGGTCTTACACGGGAACGTGCTGGCTTTGAAGTTCGAGATGTCCATCATTCTCACTATGGTCGTATGTGTCCTATTGAAACTCCTGAGGGTCCAAACATTGGTTTGATCAACTCGCTGTCAAGTTTCGCGCGGATTAATGATTATGGGTTCATCGAAACTCCATATCGCCGGGTAGATCCGGAGACGGGTCAAGTGACAGAACGCATTGATTACCTGACGGCTGATGAAGAGGATGCTTACTATGTAGCACAGGCAAATGCACAGTTGAATGAAGATAACACGTTTGCGAATGAGACTACCACAGTCCGTTATCGTGATGAAATTATCTCTGTTCCACGTGATCGAGTTGACTACATGGATGTATCACCAAAGCAAGTAGTATCTGTTGCAACGGCTTGTATTCCGTTCTTGGAAAATGATGACTCCAACCGGGCACTGATGGGATCTAACATGCAACGTCAGGCAGTACCGCTTCTCAAGCCAGAAGCACCGTTTATCGGAACTGGTATGGAGCATATTGCAGCTCGTGACTCAGGAGTAATGATCTTGGCCAAACGTCCAGGAACTGTTGAACGAGTGACCGCCGATGAAATTTGTGTTCGTCATGAAGAAGAGGTAGATGGAAAATTAGTAAAAGGCGACTTGGATCGCTATAAAATTACCAAGTTTACTCGTTCCAACCAAGGTACAAGTATCAACCAACGCCCAGTTGTTCGCAAAGGAGAAAAAGTCGTCAAGGGAACTACCCTTGCTGATGGTCCTTCTACAGAACAAGGTGAAATGGCACTTGGACGCAACGTAGTAGTAGCTTTTATGACTTGGGAAGGCTACAACTACGAGGATGCGATTCTCTTAAGTGAGAAATTGGTAAAAGAAGATGTCTACACTTCCATCCACATTGAGAAACATGAATCGGAAGCTCGTGATACGAAACTTGGTCCAGAAGAGATTACTCGTGATATTCCAAACGTTGGGGAAGAAGCGCTAAAGAATCTGGATGAGCGCGGTATCATTCGTGTTGGTGCAGAGATTAAAGCTGGAGATATTTTGGTTGGGAAAGTAACACCAAAAGGAGTTACAGAACTAACTGCAGAAGAACGTCTCTTGCATGCGATCTTTGGAGAAAAAGCTCGGGAAGTTCGAGACACCTCCCTACGTGTACCACATGGCCAAGATGGAATCGTAGTCGATGTAAAAGTATTTACTCGTGAAAATGGAGATGAGCTATCTCCTGGTGTAAATCACCTAGTACGTGTATACATCGCCCAAAAACGGAAGATCTCCGAAGGGGACAAAATGGCTGGACGTCACGGTAATAAAGGGGTTATCGCACGTATTATGCCAGAAGAGGATATGCCTTTCTTACCAGATGGCTCTCCTGTTCAAGTAGTCCTCAATCCGCTTGGGGTACCATCTCGGATGAATATCGGTCAGGTATTGGAAGTCCATTTAGGTATGGCCGCTCGATCCTTGGGACTTCATATGGCTACTCCGGTATTTGACGGTGCTACAGAGAACGATGTATTTGATACCCTAGAAGAAGCTGGGCTTGCTCGTGATGGAAAAACAGTCCTTTACGACGGTCGTACAGGTGAACCGTTTGAGAATCGCGTTACCGTTGGGGTAATGTATATGATCAAGCTGGCACATATGGTCGATGACAAGATCCATGCTCGTTCCACTGGACCTTATTCGCTTGTTACTCAGCAACCATTGGGAGGTAAAGCGCAGTTCGGTGGTCAAAGATTTGGGGAGATGGAGGTATGGGCACTTGAAGCATACGGGGCTGCATACACTCTTCAAGAGATTCTCACTGTCAAGTCTGATGATGTAGTTGGTCGTGTGAAAACGTACGAAGCGATTGTCAAAGGTGAAAATGTTCCGGAACCGGGTGTTCCAGAGTCCTTTAAAGTATTAATCAAAGAGCTTCAGAGTCTGGGGATGGATGTCAAGATCCTGTCAGGAGATGAACAGGAGATTGAAATGCGTGAGTTGGATGACGAGGATGAGCCTTCCTCTGACAACTTGCCATATGAACTAGGCGAAGAGGATGGTTTAAAAACCAATTCACAAGAGTAA